A genome region from Parafrankia irregularis includes the following:
- a CDS encoding Zn-ribbon domain-containing OB-fold protein: protein MAQVPFAPDVFTWPAEKPQLIGARCASCAAVTFPAQDSCPRCGKLEMEQLLLPREGTLWTWTTQDFLPKEPYASGETPQTFKPFGMGLVQLGDDVRVEGRLTVSDPKQIRFGMKLELVIYPFRTDSDGTQVMSYAFAPAEEGN from the coding sequence ATGGCCCAAGTTCCCTTTGCTCCGGACGTCTTCACCTGGCCCGCGGAGAAACCACAGCTCATCGGCGCGCGGTGCGCGAGCTGCGCGGCGGTGACCTTTCCCGCCCAGGATTCCTGCCCGCGGTGCGGAAAGCTGGAGATGGAGCAGCTCCTGCTGCCGCGGGAAGGAACCCTGTGGACGTGGACGACGCAGGACTTCCTGCCGAAGGAGCCCTACGCCAGCGGTGAGACCCCGCAGACCTTCAAGCCGTTCGGGATGGGTCTGGTGCAGCTCGGCGACGACGTGCGCGTCGAGGGCCGCCTGACCGTGAGTGATCCCAAGCAGATCCGCTTCGGAATGAAGCTGGAGCTGGTGATCTACCCGTTCCGTACCGACTCCGACGGCACCCAGGTGATGTCCTACGCGTTCGCGCCGGCAGAGGAAGGAAACTGA
- a CDS encoding SAM-dependent methyltransferase, translating to MARTDDCGTFWENRYRETERMWTGAPNELLVREIGSVGPTTALDLGCGEGGDAVWLAARGWQVTAVDIAPTALERVRDAARAAGVAERVTPLCRDLACGPPSGEFGLVVAMFLHSPVGMPRGEVLRAAAQRVATGGTLLVVGHSGAPSWQPRTSPHTRLTTPDDVLAELGTTVRGWSVDLREMYEAPMSRPNGQVGFRVENALRLGRPV from the coding sequence GTGGCACGGACGGATGACTGCGGTACGTTCTGGGAGAACCGCTACCGCGAGACGGAACGGATGTGGACGGGCGCTCCGAACGAGCTGCTGGTCCGCGAGATCGGCTCCGTCGGACCGACCACGGCCCTCGACCTGGGCTGCGGCGAGGGCGGCGACGCGGTCTGGCTGGCCGCGCGCGGCTGGCAGGTCACCGCGGTCGACATCGCGCCCACCGCGCTGGAGCGGGTGCGGGATGCCGCGCGGGCCGCCGGCGTCGCCGAACGCGTGACGCCGCTGTGCCGGGACCTGGCCTGTGGGCCGCCGTCCGGTGAGTTCGGGCTGGTCGTCGCGATGTTCCTGCACTCACCGGTCGGCATGCCGCGCGGCGAGGTGCTCCGCGCCGCGGCGCAGCGTGTCGCCACGGGCGGCACCCTCCTCGTGGTGGGCCATTCCGGTGCCCCGTCGTGGCAGCCCCGGACCAGCCCGCACACCCGCCTCACGACCCCCGACGACGTGCTCGCCGAGCTCGGCACGACGGTGCGGGGGTGGTCGGTGGACCTGCGGGAGATGTACGAGGCACCGATGTCCCGCCCGAACGGGCAGGTGGGTTTCCGGGTCGAGAACGCGCTGCGGCTGGGCCGCCCGGTCTGA
- a CDS encoding alpha/beta fold hydrolase → MALATVDGLSISYDLIGTAGQPWVITPGGRYSKDDPGIRELAAEIAATGRRVLVWDRPNTGESDVCFDGESESQMQADALAGLIRHLGLGPTVIAGGSGGSRVSLLTAARHRDIAAGLAIWWLSGGVYGLMSIGVHYAAGSFTAAWHHGMEAVADLPEWQEPITRNPANRQRILDQDRREFLATMERWMAVYSPRDGELVPGLPDDDARGLDIPALVFRSGESDLHHRRETSEHIARLLPRAVLAEPPWGDTEWNDRHTPEAREEGLFARWPLLAPPLLAWADKALA, encoded by the coding sequence ATGGCACTAGCAACGGTTGACGGGTTATCGATCTCCTACGACCTGATCGGCACTGCCGGGCAGCCCTGGGTGATTACTCCGGGTGGTCGGTACAGCAAGGACGATCCGGGAATCCGTGAGCTTGCGGCGGAGATCGCCGCCACCGGTCGGCGGGTACTGGTCTGGGACCGTCCCAACACCGGCGAGTCGGACGTCTGCTTCGATGGCGAGTCCGAGTCGCAGATGCAGGCCGACGCCCTCGCCGGGCTGATCCGCCACCTCGGCCTCGGCCCGACCGTCATCGCGGGTGGCTCGGGCGGCTCCCGGGTCTCCCTGCTCACCGCCGCGCGCCACCGCGACATCGCCGCCGGCCTCGCGATCTGGTGGCTCAGCGGGGGCGTGTACGGCCTGATGAGCATCGGCGTGCACTATGCGGCGGGCTCCTTCACCGCTGCCTGGCACCACGGGATGGAGGCCGTGGCCGACCTGCCGGAATGGCAGGAGCCCATCACCCGCAACCCGGCCAACCGCCAGCGCATCCTCGACCAGGACCGCCGGGAGTTCCTGGCGACCATGGAGCGGTGGATGGCGGTCTACAGCCCGCGCGACGGTGAGCTGGTCCCGGGCCTGCCCGACGACGACGCGCGCGGCCTGGACATCCCGGCCCTGGTGTTCCGCAGCGGCGAGAGCGACCTGCACCACCGGCGCGAGACCTCCGAGCACATCGCGCGGCTGCTCCCGCGGGCCGTGCTCGCCGAGCCGCCGTGGGGTGACACCGAGTGGAACGACCGGCACACCCCCGAGGCGAGGGAGGAGGGCCTGTTCGCCCGTTGGCCCCTGCTCGCCCCGCCGCTGCTCGCATGGGCGGACAAGGCCCTGGCCTGA
- a CDS encoding thiolase family protein translates to MEDVAIIGVGIHPFGRFGDKSAIQMGAEAIRSALADAGVEWKQVQFAFGGSCEVDNPDAVVGLLGLTGIPFMDVYNGCATAATALDLTADAIRFGKYDIGVAVGMDKHAFGAFTADPVHYSAPPWYGDIGHFLTTKFFGMKINRYMHDHGISHQTLARVAAKNYRNGVLNPNAFRRKAISEEEILSSAMLNYPLTKYMFCSPDEGAAAVVLCRADIARRYTSNPIYLRASVLRTRTYGAHEVHSSWAAVEPAEAPTVYASRAAYEAAGIAPGDVDVIQVQDTDSGAEIIHMAENGFCADGEQEKLLAEGATEIGGRLPVNTDGGLIANGEPVGASGLRQIHELVLQLRGQAGERQVPGNPRVGYAQLYGAPGTAGVSIVTT, encoded by the coding sequence ATGGAGGACGTCGCGATCATCGGGGTGGGCATCCACCCCTTCGGGCGTTTCGGTGACAAGTCCGCTATCCAGATGGGGGCCGAGGCCATCCGGTCCGCGCTGGCCGACGCGGGCGTGGAGTGGAAGCAGGTGCAGTTCGCCTTCGGCGGCAGCTGCGAGGTGGACAACCCCGACGCGGTCGTCGGCCTGCTCGGGCTGACCGGCATCCCCTTCATGGACGTCTACAACGGCTGCGCCACCGCCGCGACCGCACTGGATCTCACCGCCGACGCCATCCGTTTCGGCAAGTACGACATCGGCGTGGCCGTCGGCATGGACAAGCACGCGTTCGGCGCCTTCACCGCGGACCCGGTCCACTACAGCGCTCCGCCGTGGTACGGGGATATCGGCCATTTCCTCACCACGAAGTTCTTCGGCATGAAGATCAACCGTTACATGCACGACCACGGGATCTCGCACCAGACGCTGGCGCGGGTGGCCGCGAAGAACTACCGCAACGGTGTGCTGAACCCCAACGCGTTCCGCCGCAAGGCGATCTCGGAGGAGGAGATCCTCTCCTCCGCGATGCTGAACTACCCGCTCACCAAGTACATGTTCTGCAGCCCGGACGAAGGGGCGGCCGCGGTCGTGCTCTGCCGGGCCGACATCGCGCGCCGGTACACGTCGAACCCGATCTACCTGCGGGCGAGCGTGCTGCGGACCCGTACCTACGGGGCCCACGAGGTGCACAGCTCCTGGGCCGCGGTCGAGCCCGCCGAGGCGCCGACGGTCTACGCCTCCCGGGCGGCCTACGAGGCGGCCGGGATCGCCCCGGGCGATGTGGACGTCATCCAGGTCCAGGACACCGACTCCGGCGCCGAGATCATCCACATGGCGGAGAACGGCTTCTGCGCCGACGGTGAGCAGGAGAAGCTCCTCGCCGAGGGCGCGACCGAGATCGGCGGTCGGCTGCCGGTCAACACCGACGGCGGTCTGATCGCGAACGGCGAGCCGGTCGGTGCCTCCGGCCTGCGCCAGATCCACGAGCTGGTCCTGCAGCTCCGAGGCCAGGCCGGCGAGCGGCAGGTCCCCGGCAACCCCCGGGTGGGCTACGCCCAGCTCTACGGCGCGCCGGGAACGGCCGGTGTGTCGATCGTGACCACCTGA
- a CDS encoding MaoC family dehydratase yields MKRIQQRGLYFEELQTGVVYAHSPGRTVGEADNTLFSTLTMNPQSLHLDAAASASTEFGERLVNSMMTLSILVGLSVAQLTQGTTVANLGFGEIRFPAPVFAGDTLYAETEVLSKRDSRSRPTNGIVVFQHRALNQKGELVALAERTALMLRVPAGEADSDAAG; encoded by the coding sequence GTGAAGCGAATTCAGCAGCGAGGGCTTTATTTCGAGGAACTGCAGACCGGTGTTGTCTACGCCCACAGCCCGGGCCGTACGGTCGGCGAGGCGGACAACACCCTCTTCTCCACGCTGACGATGAACCCGCAGAGCCTGCATCTGGACGCCGCCGCCAGTGCGTCGACGGAGTTCGGTGAGCGTCTCGTCAACAGCATGATGACCCTTTCCATCCTGGTCGGGCTCAGTGTCGCGCAGCTCACGCAGGGCACCACCGTCGCGAATCTGGGGTTCGGTGAAATCCGTTTCCCGGCCCCCGTCTTCGCCGGCGACACGCTCTACGCGGAGACCGAGGTGCTGTCGAAGCGGGATTCCCGGTCACGGCCGACGAACGGAATCGTCGTCTTCCAGCACCGGGCCCTGAACCAGAAGGGTGAGCTGGTGGCGCTCGCCGAGCGCACCGCGCTGATGTTGCGGGTTCCGGCCGGCGAGGCCGATTCGGATGCGGCGGGCTGA
- a CDS encoding amidohydrolase family protein, translating into MSSSLKESGLFIVDADSHWSEPPDLFTRRAPEAYRDRVPRVADVDGTPMWIFDGKPVGRFSAAGVIGRDGRKEAADIALHHWTVDQVHVGAYDPQVRLGVLDECGIDAQIIFPSTIGLGGQDLGAASDPALTRLSVEIYNDAMAEIQSDSNNRLLPLPLMPAWDVDLCVREARRVHALGARGVNMTSDPQDLGAPDLANRAWDPFWEVCTELRLPVHFHIGASVTTMTFYGKYPWESHSSNTKLAIGGTLLFIGNARVVTNLILSGIFDRHPGLKTVSVESGVGWIPFILEALDYEMSENAPEELAALSKAPSEYFRSNIYATFWFEKNRNKLPALIEAVGEDNILFETDFPHPTCLYPNPLETVAPKLATLAPETRAKILGENARKLYRL; encoded by the coding sequence ATGTCAAGTTCCTTAAAAGAGAGTGGCCTGTTCATCGTCGACGCGGACTCCCACTGGTCCGAGCCGCCGGATCTGTTCACCAGGCGCGCGCCGGAGGCGTATCGCGACCGGGTTCCGCGGGTGGCCGATGTCGACGGCACTCCTATGTGGATCTTCGACGGCAAGCCGGTGGGGCGCTTCAGCGCCGCCGGTGTCATCGGGCGCGACGGCCGCAAGGAGGCCGCCGACATCGCCCTGCACCACTGGACGGTCGACCAGGTGCACGTCGGGGCCTACGACCCCCAGGTCCGCCTCGGGGTGCTCGACGAGTGCGGCATCGACGCCCAGATCATCTTCCCGAGCACGATCGGCCTGGGCGGCCAGGACCTCGGCGCCGCCAGCGACCCGGCGCTGACCAGGCTTTCCGTCGAGATCTACAACGACGCGATGGCCGAGATCCAGAGCGACTCGAACAACCGGCTGCTCCCGCTGCCGCTGATGCCCGCCTGGGACGTCGACCTGTGCGTGCGGGAGGCCAGGCGCGTGCACGCGCTCGGCGCCCGCGGGGTCAACATGACCTCCGACCCGCAGGACCTGGGCGCCCCGGACCTGGCCAACCGGGCCTGGGACCCGTTCTGGGAGGTCTGCACCGAGCTGCGGCTGCCGGTCCACTTCCACATCGGGGCCAGCGTCACGACGATGACGTTCTACGGCAAGTACCCGTGGGAGTCCCACAGCAGCAACACCAAGCTCGCCATCGGCGGCACACTGCTGTTCATCGGGAACGCCAGGGTCGTCACCAATCTCATTCTCTCCGGTATCTTCGACCGGCATCCGGGGCTGAAGACGGTGTCGGTGGAAAGCGGCGTCGGCTGGATCCCCTTCATTCTCGAGGCCCTTGACTACGAGATGTCGGAGAACGCTCCGGAAGAACTCGCCGCACTGAGCAAGGCGCCCTCCGAGTACTTCCGCAGCAACATCTACGCCACCTTCTGGTTCGAGAAGAACCGGAACAAGCTACCGGCCCTCATCGAGGCCGTCGGCGAGGACAACATTCTTTTCGAGACCGACTTCCCGCATCCGACCTGCCTGTACCCGAACCCGCTGGAGACCGTCGCGCCCAAGCTGGCGACGCTCGCTCCCGAGACCCGGGCGAAGATTCTCGGGGAGAATGCACGCAAGCTGTACCGGCTCTGA
- a CDS encoding HpcH/HpaI aldolase/citrate lyase family protein: protein MTEWTLGASLLFCPADRPDRYEKALAAAETVILDLEDAVSAARRPLAREALVEHPVDPSRVIVRVNPRTTADYDEDLRALGRTEYRVIMLAKAESARQVEEAAPYQVVALCETARGVLASPEIVQASNLAGVMWGAEDLMASIGGSGSRLADGRYRDVARYAKSTVLLNAAVAGVPAIDTVFLDTADAVGLRAEADEAVASGFVAKACIHPSQAAVVREAFRPSADEVAWAEKVVAGSTDSAVFLLDGQMIDAPLVAQARQILRRAPQ from the coding sequence GTGACCGAGTGGACCCTGGGCGCATCCCTTCTGTTCTGCCCCGCCGATCGGCCGGACAGGTACGAGAAGGCGCTGGCCGCCGCCGAGACGGTGATCCTCGACCTTGAGGACGCGGTTTCCGCGGCGCGCCGGCCGCTGGCCCGTGAGGCGCTCGTCGAGCACCCGGTGGATCCGTCGCGGGTGATCGTGCGGGTCAACCCGCGCACCACCGCCGACTACGACGAGGACCTCCGCGCCCTCGGGCGGACCGAGTATCGCGTGATCATGCTGGCCAAGGCGGAGAGCGCCCGCCAGGTCGAGGAAGCGGCGCCGTACCAGGTGGTCGCGCTGTGCGAGACGGCCCGCGGGGTGCTGGCCTCCCCGGAGATCGTGCAGGCGTCGAACCTGGCGGGCGTGATGTGGGGCGCCGAGGACCTGATGGCCTCGATCGGCGGCAGCGGGAGCCGGCTGGCGGACGGGAGGTACCGCGACGTCGCGCGGTACGCCAAGTCCACGGTGCTGCTCAACGCCGCGGTGGCCGGTGTGCCCGCGATCGACACGGTCTTCCTCGACACCGCCGACGCGGTGGGGCTGCGGGCGGAGGCCGACGAGGCGGTCGCGTCCGGTTTCGTGGCGAAGGCCTGCATTCATCCGTCGCAGGCGGCGGTGGTGCGTGAGGCGTTCCGCCCGTCCGCGGACGAGGTCGCCTGGGCGGAGAAGGTCGTGGCGGGCAGCACCGACAGCGCGGTGTTCCTGCTCGACGGCCAGATGATCGACGCGCCGCTGGTCGCGCAGGCCCGCCAGATCCTGCGCCGCGCGCCGCAGTAG
- a CDS encoding beta-class carbonic anhydrase translates to MSATDDLLANAAVYARDFDKGDLPLPPALGVAVVACMDARLNVYGLLGLSEGQAHVIRNAGGAVTDDEIRSLAISQRLLGTREIILIHHTDCGMLTFTDDGFKAQVAADTGIRPPWAAEAFTDLDEDVRQSIARIRSSPFIPHTDAVRGFVYSVEKGTLTEVS, encoded by the coding sequence ATGAGCGCAACAGATGACCTGCTGGCCAACGCCGCCGTCTACGCCCGCGACTTCGACAAGGGCGACCTGCCACTGCCCCCGGCCCTCGGCGTCGCCGTCGTGGCCTGCATGGACGCCCGGCTGAACGTCTACGGCCTGCTCGGGCTGAGCGAAGGTCAGGCCCATGTCATCCGCAACGCCGGCGGCGCGGTGACCGACGACGAGATCCGCTCGCTGGCGATCAGCCAGCGCCTGCTCGGAACCCGCGAGATCATCCTTATCCACCACACCGATTGCGGGATGCTGACCTTCACCGACGACGGCTTCAAGGCCCAGGTCGCCGCCGACACCGGCATCCGCCCGCCGTGGGCGGCCGAGGCCTTCACCGACCTCGACGAGGACGTCCGCCAGTCGATCGCCCGGATCCGGTCCAGCCCGTTCATCCCGCACACCGACGCGGTCCGCGGTTTCGTCTACTCGGTCGAGAAGGGCACCCTCACCGAGGTCAGCTGA
- a CDS encoding heme-binding beta-barrel domain-containing protein: MAEKIGPEFGPLAALAGEWEGDQGVDVAFGNAEGKMITTPFREKMTFKPFGPVNNGAQQLYGLDYHMIAWPLGKDKAFHTEIGYWLWDSVLGHVMRCFMVPRGQALIAAGTAAPDATSFTLRSDLGSTTYGILSNPYLARAANTTAYQVTVTVRPDGCLEYEETTTIDHARVADPVAHTDRNVLRKLSA; the protein is encoded by the coding sequence GTGGCGGAGAAGATTGGTCCGGAGTTCGGTCCGTTGGCGGCTCTGGCCGGCGAATGGGAGGGCGACCAGGGCGTGGACGTCGCCTTCGGTAACGCCGAAGGCAAAATGATCACAACGCCGTTCCGGGAGAAGATGACGTTCAAGCCGTTCGGCCCGGTGAACAACGGCGCCCAGCAGCTCTACGGGCTGGATTATCACATGATCGCGTGGCCGCTCGGCAAGGACAAGGCGTTCCACACCGAGATCGGCTACTGGCTGTGGGACTCCGTGCTCGGCCACGTCATGCGCTGCTTCATGGTGCCCCGAGGCCAGGCACTGATCGCCGCCGGCACCGCGGCTCCGGACGCGACCAGCTTCACGCTGCGCTCCGACCTCGGCTCCACCACCTACGGGATCCTCTCCAACCCCTACCTGGCCCGCGCGGCGAACACCACCGCCTACCAGGTGACCGTCACGGTCCGTCCGGACGGGTGCCTGGAGTACGAGGAGACCACGACGATCGACCACGCGCGGGTCGCCGACCCGGTCGCCCACACCGACCGCAACGTGCTGCGGAAGCTGTCCGCATAG
- a CDS encoding CoA-acylating methylmalonate-semialdehyde dehydrogenase: MKTIGHWINGTAAAPSDPSRLGPVFDPARGVQTAEVTLASPADVDTAVRAAVEAARTWGASSLSQRATLLFRLRELLDGSRDELAAAIAAEHGKVHSDALGEVARGIECVEFACGIPHLLKGAHSSEVSRGVDVHTELHPVGVVAGITPFNFPVMVPLWMLSNAIACGNTFVLKPSEKDPSASLLLADLVTRAGFPPGVFNVLQGDAEAVRGLLAHPDVDAISFVGSTPVARSIYETGTAAGKRVQALGGAKNHMVVLPDADLDAAANAAISAGYGSAGERCMAISVVVAVGDIGDRLVEAIAARIPDVVVGPATDESSQMGPLISAEHRDRVRSYVQRATDEGARVVVDGETAGRPDGYFVGCSLVDGVKPGMRVYDDEIFGPVLSVVRVDTYDDAIALINDNQYGNGVALFTRDGGAARRFTRQVDVGMIGINVPIPVPVAWHSFGGWKASIFGDAPIYGPEGIRFYTRPKVVTSRWPETAAVSAVDLVFPANR, translated from the coding sequence GTGAAGACGATCGGCCACTGGATCAACGGCACCGCCGCAGCCCCCTCGGACCCGAGCCGCCTGGGCCCGGTGTTCGACCCGGCCCGCGGGGTGCAGACCGCCGAGGTCACTCTCGCGTCACCGGCGGATGTCGACACCGCGGTCCGCGCGGCGGTGGAGGCGGCGCGCACCTGGGGCGCCTCCTCGCTCTCCCAGCGGGCGACGCTGCTGTTCCGGCTGCGTGAGCTGCTCGACGGCAGCCGGGACGAACTCGCCGCGGCCATCGCGGCCGAGCACGGCAAGGTCCACTCCGACGCGCTCGGCGAGGTCGCCCGAGGCATCGAATGCGTCGAGTTCGCCTGCGGCATCCCGCATCTGCTGAAGGGCGCGCACAGCTCGGAGGTCTCCCGCGGGGTGGACGTCCACACCGAGCTGCACCCGGTCGGGGTGGTCGCGGGGATCACCCCGTTCAACTTCCCGGTCATGGTGCCGCTGTGGATGCTCTCGAACGCGATCGCCTGCGGCAACACGTTCGTTCTCAAGCCGTCGGAGAAGGACCCGTCGGCGTCGCTGCTGCTGGCCGATCTCGTCACCCGGGCCGGTTTCCCCCCCGGCGTCTTCAACGTGCTCCAGGGTGACGCGGAGGCGGTTCGCGGCCTGCTGGCCCACCCGGACGTCGACGCGATCTCCTTCGTCGGCAGCACGCCGGTCGCCCGCAGCATCTACGAGACCGGCACCGCGGCGGGCAAGCGGGTGCAGGCTCTGGGCGGGGCGAAGAACCACATGGTCGTGCTGCCCGACGCCGACCTCGACGCGGCCGCCAACGCCGCCATCTCGGCCGGCTACGGGTCGGCGGGTGAGCGGTGCATGGCGATCTCGGTCGTCGTCGCCGTGGGCGACATCGGTGACAGGCTCGTCGAGGCGATCGCGGCCCGCATTCCGGACGTCGTCGTCGGTCCGGCTACGGACGAATCCTCGCAGATGGGCCCGCTGATCAGCGCGGAGCACCGTGACCGGGTCCGCTCGTACGTGCAGCGGGCGACCGACGAGGGTGCCCGTGTCGTCGTCGACGGCGAGACCGCCGGCCGCCCGGACGGATATTTCGTCGGATGCTCGCTGGTCGACGGGGTGAAGCCGGGAATGCGGGTCTACGACGACGAGATCTTCGGCCCCGTTCTCAGCGTCGTGCGGGTCGACACCTACGACGACGCCATCGCCCTGATCAATGACAACCAGTACGGCAACGGCGTCGCGCTGTTCACCCGCGACGGCGGCGCCGCCCGCCGGTTCACCCGGCAGGTCGACGTCGGGATGATCGGCATCAACGTGCCGATCCCGGTCCCGGTGGCCTGGCATTCCTTCGGCGGCTGGAAGGCCTCCATCTTCGGCGACGCGCCGATCTACGGCCCCGAGGGAATCCGCTTCTACACCCGCCCGAAGGTCGTCACCTCGCGGTGGCCCGAAACCGCCGCCGTCAGCGCCGTCGACCTGGTCTTCCCCGCCAACCGCTGA
- a CDS encoding alpha/beta hydrolase yields MNRATTQRTWENDRVLLDQAYSPGLYVPDLAYHLDEYAARSALARRTLRWEEISYGPSYAEALHFFPAVAGSTSAARSSAVHASRAPYSAHRGAPLMIFIHGGYWRDPSRWESSFAAADFVRAGAAFAALGYGPAPEFRLDDIVAQVRRGVLWLYRHATELGVDPGQIFLAGASAGAQLAAMCLVDHWLPITLRVRDVIRGACLVSGVYELETLRHSYLGEAFGLSAAEAARNSPLRHVFRAANRAPRAHQPGAGLPPLVLASGERETAAFAAQHGWYEAALRQAGAHVTSLVAAARHHFDLPLGLGDPATPLGRATLAQLRVGPGPELRSGPELRSGPELGPGPNQRSAGVMRRR; encoded by the coding sequence GTGAACCGCGCGACCACACAGCGCACATGGGAGAACGACCGGGTCCTGCTCGACCAGGCCTATTCGCCCGGCCTGTACGTACCCGACCTGGCCTACCACCTCGACGAGTACGCGGCGCGATCGGCGCTCGCCCGGCGGACCCTGCGCTGGGAGGAGATCTCCTACGGCCCGTCCTACGCCGAGGCCCTCCATTTCTTTCCCGCGGTGGCCGGCTCGACGTCGGCGGCCAGGTCGAGCGCGGTCCACGCCTCGCGCGCGCCGTACTCGGCTCACCGCGGAGCCCCACTGATGATCTTCATACATGGCGGCTACTGGCGGGATCCGAGCCGCTGGGAGTCATCCTTCGCCGCCGCGGACTTCGTGCGCGCGGGCGCGGCCTTCGCGGCGCTCGGCTACGGCCCGGCGCCGGAGTTCCGGCTGGACGACATCGTGGCCCAGGTACGACGGGGCGTCCTGTGGCTCTATCGGCACGCGACCGAGCTCGGCGTCGACCCCGGCCAGATCTTTCTCGCCGGCGCCTCAGCCGGGGCCCAGCTGGCGGCGATGTGCCTGGTGGACCACTGGCTGCCGATCACGTTGCGGGTGCGCGACGTCATCCGGGGGGCCTGCCTGGTCAGCGGTGTGTACGAGCTGGAGACACTGCGGCACTCGTACCTCGGGGAGGCGTTCGGCCTCAGCGCGGCGGAGGCCGCCCGCAACAGCCCGCTGCGCCACGTGTTCCGGGCGGCGAACCGCGCGCCCCGGGCACACCAGCCCGGGGCGGGGCTTCCGCCACTCGTGCTCGCCAGTGGGGAGCGGGAGACCGCGGCCTTCGCCGCCCAGCACGGATGGTACGAGGCCGCACTGCGCCAGGCGGGCGCGCACGTGACCTCGCTGGTGGCCGCGGCGCGTCACCACTTCGACCTGCCGCTCGGCCTGGGAGACCCGGCCACGCCTCTGGGCCGGGCGACGCTGGCGCAGCTGAGGGTGGGGCCGGGACCGGAGCTCAGGTCGGGACCGGAGCTCCGGTCGGGGCCGGAGCTCGGGCCGGGGCCGAACCAGCGGTCGGCGGGTGTCATGCGCCGGCGGTGA